One part of the Pseudemcibacter aquimaris genome encodes these proteins:
- a CDS encoding TetR family transcriptional regulator C-terminal domain-containing protein — translation MTVQRKTGSRRAGKEYRKRQLIEAAIDSIAKRGLGDTTLSHVAKTAGLSQGIINLHFTSKENLLNETIHYVRSEYQENWKAALEKASSEPAAKLAALLKSDYHRKVADVKKLAVWFAFWGEAKSRPVYKKISQERVADYSEVLEETLIALIEEGQYKIDDLDALIGGIVAMADGLWLNILISSGKGLKRSDAENIMMQYLCQIFPKHKEFFN, via the coding sequence ATGACTGTTCAGCGAAAAACTGGCTCAAGGCGCGCCGGAAAAGAATATAGAAAACGCCAATTAATCGAAGCGGCGATCGATTCAATTGCCAAACGTGGGTTGGGCGACACCACCCTAAGTCATGTGGCAAAAACAGCAGGATTAAGTCAGGGTATCATCAACCTTCATTTTACCAGTAAAGAAAATCTTCTGAATGAAACCATTCATTATGTCCGCAGTGAATATCAGGAAAACTGGAAAGCAGCCCTTGAAAAAGCCTCAAGCGAACCTGCTGCAAAGTTAGCCGCCCTTTTAAAATCTGATTATCACCGAAAAGTTGCCGATGTAAAAAAACTGGCCGTTTGGTTCGCATTTTGGGGCGAGGCTAAATCAAGACCGGTATATAAAAAGATCAGCCAGGAACGCGTTGCCGATTATTCCGAAGTTCTCGAAGAAACCCTCATCGCCCTTATCGAAGAGGGGCAATATAAAATTGATGACCTTGATGCGTTAATTGGTGGCATTGTTGCCATGGCAGATGGGTTATGGCTGAATATTCTTATTTCTTCTGGAAAAGGCTTAAAAAGAAGCGATGCTGAGAACATCATGATGCAGTATTTGTGTCAGATATTCCCAAAACACAAAGAATTCTTCAACTGA
- a CDS encoding NAD(P)/FAD-dependent oxidoreductase has protein sequence MSEYQNKVFWHQNVDFHIDKKPLESSSDIVIVGAGFTGLATALHLLRAGKSVTIFDAMTIGEGASGKNGGMVGPSLHKLGLAGLTNAYGRQKALEILQEGMTAISYFQEFIAEENIDCDLKMTGRFRGVTNEQALEGVKRDSENLLALDGFKYDVVEKQNVHDEIGSDLYQGGVIYHQDGGLQPYKLVTSLATKVTELGGIIHENTRVSDITKTPNGFQVETTIGTVSAGDVVVASNAYTKKFGGNYSKWFSKRLLPITSAMIATEELPKDTIDRFFPKKRMHGGNHRLVQYYRASPDHKRVLFGARGPDRLDRADKNGPVLKEHLCKIFPELENVKIDYSWSGRVAYTFDHTPHLGIQDGIYYAIGYCGSGVTRSIYLARQLSRRILGQENHQTAFDDLGFKSKPFYNGNPWFMPAVLKWHSFLDRIEGN, from the coding sequence TTGAGCGAGTATCAGAATAAAGTCTTTTGGCATCAAAATGTAGATTTTCATATTGATAAAAAACCTCTTGAAAGTTCATCAGACATCGTCATTGTGGGCGCTGGGTTCACGGGGCTTGCGACCGCACTTCATCTACTCCGCGCGGGAAAATCCGTCACAATATTCGATGCCATGACAATTGGCGAAGGGGCAAGCGGTAAAAATGGCGGCATGGTCGGCCCAAGCCTTCATAAACTTGGACTTGCTGGACTTACAAACGCATACGGCCGTCAAAAAGCATTAGAAATATTACAAGAAGGCATGACGGCCATTTCCTATTTTCAGGAATTCATTGCTGAAGAAAATATTGATTGCGACCTAAAAATGACGGGTCGATTTCGCGGTGTCACCAATGAACAAGCATTAGAGGGGGTAAAACGTGATAGTGAAAACCTGCTCGCGCTTGATGGCTTTAAATATGACGTCGTCGAAAAGCAAAACGTCCATGATGAAATCGGGTCTGATCTTTACCAAGGTGGGGTAATTTATCATCAGGATGGCGGCTTACAACCTTATAAGCTTGTGACATCACTGGCGACAAAAGTGACCGAACTGGGCGGTATCATTCATGAAAACACCCGCGTAAGCGACATCACCAAAACACCAAACGGATTTCAAGTTGAAACGACCATCGGTACTGTTAGTGCTGGTGATGTTGTTGTGGCTAGTAATGCCTATACCAAAAAATTTGGTGGCAATTATTCCAAATGGTTCTCGAAAAGGTTATTACCGATAACATCTGCAATGATCGCGACGGAAGAACTTCCGAAAGATACCATTGACAGGTTTTTCCCGAAGAAACGTATGCATGGCGGCAATCATAGACTGGTGCAATATTACCGTGCTAGTCCGGATCATAAACGTGTCCTTTTTGGTGCACGTGGGCCGGACAGATTAGATAGAGCCGATAAAAACGGCCCCGTTTTAAAAGAACATCTTTGTAAAATTTTCCCTGAACTGGAAAATGTCAAAATCGATTATTCATGGTCTGGGCGTGTTGCTTATACGTTTGATCATACACCCCATCTTGGAATACAGGACGGCATATATTACGCGATCGGATATTGCGGTTCCGGCGTCACCAGATCAATATACCTCGCCCGTCAATTAAGCCGCCGGATATTAGGTCAAGAAAACCACCAAACCGCCTTTGATGATTTAGGGTTTAAATCAAAACCATTTTACAACGGAAACCCTTGGTTTATGCCGGCCGTCCTAAAATGGCATAGTTTCCTTGACCGGATAGAAGGAAACTAA
- a CDS encoding ornithine cyclodeaminase family protein — protein sequence MKILSKEDLANNLPYAELIPALKEGFKEGAETPLRHSHQIKTHSGTDNTLLIMPCWQAGGKMGIKTVMVCPDNHKQGLGAVQASYMLLDADTGIPLAQMDGDELTVRRTSSASALASSFLSNPDATSMIMMGAGKLAPHMIKAHATVRNLKNIYIWSRDHDQATELAATLDNELSAKVISVNDPEKYVYECDIISSATLATDPIIKGAWLNPDKWQHIDIVGGYNYDMREADNDVMKNAAIFVDTFDGAMAEAGDILRPIDEGVITKDDVLADLFSMVSDDFKRPDQKHTVFKSVGTALEDLVAANLAYNKISG from the coding sequence ATGAAAATCCTAAGCAAAGAAGATTTGGCCAATAATTTGCCTTATGCTGAACTGATCCCCGCGTTAAAAGAAGGTTTTAAAGAGGGTGCCGAAACACCACTTCGTCATTCGCATCAAATTAAAACCCATAGCGGTACTGATAATACTTTGCTGATTATGCCTTGTTGGCAAGCGGGCGGTAAAATGGGCATTAAAACCGTCATGGTCTGCCCTGATAATCATAAACAGGGATTAGGTGCCGTGCAGGCATCATACATGTTGCTGGATGCAGATACGGGAATACCGCTTGCGCAGATGGACGGCGATGAATTAACGGTCAGGCGCACGTCAAGTGCTTCCGCACTCGCAAGTTCCTTTCTTTCAAATCCTGATGCCACAAGCATGATTATGATGGGGGCGGGTAAACTTGCCCCGCATATGATTAAAGCCCACGCCACCGTCAGAAATTTGAAAAACATTTATATCTGGTCCAGAGACCATGATCAGGCAACAGAGCTGGCAGCAACGTTAGATAATGAATTATCAGCAAAAGTCATATCAGTGAACGATCCGGAAAAATATGTTTATGAATGTGACATTATTTCATCCGCAACGCTCGCCACTGACCCTATCATTAAGGGCGCTTGGTTGAACCCTGATAAATGGCAACATATCGATATAGTTGGCGGTTATAATTATGATATGCGCGAAGCCGATAACGATGTCATGAAAAATGCCGCCATTTTTGTTGATACGTTCGATGGCGCGATGGCGGAAGCCGGTGACATTTTACGCCCCATTGATGAAGGCGTGATTACCAAAGATGACGTGCTTGCTGATCTATTTTCCATGGTGTCCGATGATTTTAAAAGACCAGATCAAAAACATACTGTTTTTAAATCCGTTGGAACCGCGCTGGAAGACTTGGTTGCTGCAAATTTGGCCTATAATAAAATATCCGGTTGA
- a CDS encoding response regulator: MSDFAGLKVLIVDNNTFIAKTLYSILDAFGIKKLTLCKTLEDAEKLFYNKTYDAIFIDFMLENRKGLNFIKMIRASSCDKNPADIPVILNTGLTDIDTITMARDAGVTEVIGKPFSPDQVYKKTYNALFNRREFINVDEYVGPNRRRKTMNIPEWTGDNDRRSSTGNGEQAGGGDE, translated from the coding sequence ATGTCAGATTTCGCTGGTCTAAAAGTATTAATCGTTGATAACAATACTTTCATTGCGAAAACCTTATATTCAATTCTTGATGCATTCGGCATCAAGAAACTGACCCTTTGCAAAACTCTCGAAGACGCGGAAAAGCTTTTTTACAATAAAACCTATGATGCGATTTTTATCGACTTTATGCTTGAAAATAGAAAGGGCCTTAATTTCATAAAAATGATCCGCGCATCAAGTTGTGATAAAAATCCAGCAGATATTCCGGTCATTCTAAATACAGGCCTTACTGACATTGATACAATTACCATGGCAAGAGATGCTGGCGTAACCGAAGTCATCGGCAAACCATTTTCACCAGATCAGGTTTATAAAAAAACATATAATGCGCTTTTTAACAGACGCGAATTTATCAACGTTGATGAATATGTTGGCCCGAACCGTCGTCGGAAAACCATGAATATTCCTGAATGGACCGGTGATAATGATAGAAGATCATCCACAGGTAATGGCGAACAAGCGGGAGGGGGCGATGAATAA
- a CDS encoding aromatic ring-hydroxylating oxygenase subunit alpha, which produces MAKFKPISELINNYQTGYSLEQEFYKNPDLYEVEMQNIFMKHWILAGHTSQIPNKGDYLLFEFDKESVIVIRTEDGSVKAHMNVCTHRGSHICLEKQGTVKALTCPYHAWTFNLDGELKAARNMHEDFDFSDNGLHKANVELVGGLIFVSLSENPPSLDGMRKDLADVFDVFGFDHMKVAKHQTYHIKSNWKLSVENYQECYHCAPSHKDFAKVHAMAMTPEKFNKQKEDFIAKSDGYVRTKASPFYFDLAKEGEECYQYDRNPLLPGRKTGSKGAEPVAPLLGKLKKYEEAASEFMVGPVTYFLIYDDHMLGYRFLPDTQETSICDLFWFVRDDAVEGKDYDLDDLTWLWHVTILDDEEIIVNNQKGVDSRYYRPGKLSEWEHFPQNFLNFYLNAISED; this is translated from the coding sequence ATGGCAAAATTCAAACCAATTTCTGAGCTTATAAATAATTATCAGACCGGTTATTCATTAGAGCAGGAATTCTATAAAAACCCTGATCTATACGAAGTGGAAATGCAAAATATTTTCATGAAACACTGGATCCTCGCTGGCCATACTTCACAAATTCCAAATAAGGGCGATTACCTGCTTTTTGAATTTGATAAAGAAAGTGTCATTGTCATCAGAACAGAAGATGGCAGCGTCAAGGCCCATATGAATGTCTGCACACATCGCGGCTCGCACATCTGTCTTGAAAAACAAGGAACGGTAAAAGCGCTAACTTGTCCCTATCATGCGTGGACATTTAATTTGGACGGTGAATTAAAAGCCGCCCGCAATATGCATGAAGATTTTGATTTTTCCGACAATGGCCTTCATAAGGCCAATGTGGAACTTGTAGGCGGTTTGATATTTGTAAGCCTATCCGAAAACCCGCCGTCACTTGATGGTATGCGTAAAGACCTCGCAGACGTATTTGACGTGTTTGGTTTTGATCATATGAAAGTCGCCAAACATCAAACGTATCACATTAAATCCAACTGGAAACTATCCGTTGAAAATTATCAGGAATGTTATCACTGCGCCCCATCCCATAAAGATTTCGCAAAAGTGCACGCAATGGCGATGACGCCAGAAAAATTCAACAAACAAAAAGAAGACTTTATCGCCAAGTCCGATGGTTATGTCAGAACCAAAGCATCACCCTTTTATTTCGACTTAGCAAAAGAGGGCGAAGAATGTTACCAGTACGACCGTAACCCACTGCTGCCCGGCAGAAAAACAGGAAGCAAGGGCGCAGAACCAGTTGCGCCGTTACTTGGCAAACTTAAAAAATACGAAGAGGCCGCATCAGAGTTCATGGTAGGCCCTGTGACATATTTCCTAATTTATGATGATCATATGCTGGGCTATCGCTTTTTGCCAGACACGCAGGAAACAAGCATTTGTGACCTGTTCTGGTTTGTGCGCGATGACGCGGTTGAAGGTAAGGATTACGACCTTGATGACCTGACATGGTTATGGCACGTCACCATTTTGGATGACGAAGAAATCATTGTGAATAATCAGAAAGGCGTGGATTCCAGATATTATCGCCCGGGCAAACTTTCTGAATGGGAACATTTTCCGCAAAATTTCCTGAATTTTTATCTTAATGCCATCAGTGAAGATTAA
- a CDS encoding TonB-dependent receptor plug domain-containing protein — protein MKKTLLLSTCLITPLFIQPATAQEETEVIVVSATRTEQPLSNIGSSISVVTAEDIELSQVNFLHDALIRSPGVNYNQNGTFGGVSSLRIRGAKQVTFLIDGVQVNDPSTTDGTGNYANFDVNAIEQIEVLRGSQSILYGSDAMGGVVNVITKSGQEGFGGSAFVEGGSFNTFSGGGNIYGGTEQFGYSLSARTIDTDGISKADENDGNTERDGYKNTALHGKFTGNLTENFKTEFIGRYNKSRSEYDAFGPIDGDQIDHTTDYLIANRNRLELLDGRFTNTLSFELSQTKREGEATDGTKTEVGNGKRINIDYFGHYKVNDMVGLSFGLQHEETEASSASDRKFNIDSIVSEVSFQGIENLTVTAGGRYDNHSQYGDTFSPRVTAAYYMEDSGTKIYSNWAEGFKAPSIYQLSFFCCGLTEPNPNLLPEESTSWEVGIEQEILGEDIVAGITYFDQKTTNLIDFSYTAGYDNIAEARSKGIEVFIDAEINEMFSFAANYTYTDATDVETGDPLPRVPKNTIFAELRVRPIEELFFSFSVTHNDESTDPYSPTVDAWTRADFRTSYTINENFEIYARIDNLFDKEYQQVYGYGTPDRSYYGGVRAKF, from the coding sequence ATGAAAAAAACATTATTATTAAGCACTTGCTTAATTACCCCTTTATTCATTCAACCTGCGACCGCGCAGGAAGAAACAGAAGTCATCGTGGTTAGTGCCACAAGAACAGAACAACCCCTTTCCAATATCGGTAGCAGTATTTCTGTTGTCACCGCAGAAGACATCGAACTTTCACAAGTCAATTTCCTGCATGATGCACTGATTAGATCACCAGGTGTTAATTATAATCAGAACGGTACATTCGGTGGCGTTTCATCACTGCGTATCCGTGGCGCGAAGCAGGTCACATTCCTAATCGATGGTGTACAGGTCAATGACCCATCGACAACAGACGGTACCGGCAACTACGCGAATTTTGACGTAAACGCTATTGAGCAGATCGAGGTTCTTCGCGGTTCACAGTCCATTTTATATGGTTCAGACGCCATGGGCGGTGTGGTTAACGTCATCACAAAAAGCGGCCAAGAAGGTTTCGGCGGCAGTGCATTCGTAGAAGGCGGCAGCTTTAATACATTTTCCGGCGGCGGCAATATTTACGGCGGCACAGAACAATTCGGCTATAGTCTTTCCGCCAGAACAATTGACACTGACGGTATTTCAAAAGCTGACGAAAACGATGGCAACACCGAACGTGACGGTTATAAAAACACAGCTCTGCATGGTAAGTTCACTGGAAATCTAACCGAAAATTTCAAAACCGAATTTATCGGCCGATATAATAAATCAAGAAGTGAATATGATGCCTTTGGCCCAATTGATGGCGACCAAATTGATCATACAACCGATTATTTGATTGCAAACCGTAACAGACTTGAACTTTTAGACGGGCGCTTCACAAACACACTATCGTTTGAGTTATCCCAAACAAAGCGTGAAGGTGAAGCAACGGACGGCACAAAAACAGAAGTTGGCAATGGTAAACGTATCAATATCGATTATTTCGGTCATTATAAAGTGAACGATATGGTCGGCCTTTCATTTGGCCTTCAACACGAAGAAACTGAAGCCAGTAGTGCTAGCGACCGTAAATTCAACATCGATAGTATCGTTTCAGAAGTCAGCTTCCAAGGTATTGAAAACCTTACCGTAACAGCAGGTGGCCGTTATGATAACCACAGCCAATATGGTGATACCTTTAGCCCGCGTGTCACTGCAGCCTATTACATGGAAGATAGTGGCACCAAGATTTATTCAAACTGGGCAGAAGGCTTTAAAGCACCAAGTATTTATCAGCTTTCTTTCTTCTGCTGTGGTTTAACGGAACCTAATCCAAATCTATTACCGGAAGAAAGCACATCTTGGGAAGTGGGTATCGAGCAGGAAATTCTTGGTGAAGATATTGTTGCCGGGATTACTTATTTCGATCAAAAGACAACAAACCTGATCGATTTCAGTTATACCGCTGGATATGACAATATCGCAGAAGCAAGATCAAAAGGTATTGAAGTATTCATTGATGCTGAAATAAACGAAATGTTCTCTTTCGCTGCGAATTATACATATACGGACGCAACGGATGTTGAAACGGGTGATCCGTTACCACGTGTGCCAAAAAATACTATTTTTGCTGAATTGCGCGTTAGGCCAATTGAAGAATTATTCTTTTCATTCAGTGTGACACATAATGATGAATCAACCGATCCATATTCCCCAACTGTTGATGCATGGACACGTGCCGATTTCAGAACGTCATATACAATAAATGAAAATTTTGAAATCTACGCAAGAATTGATAACCTGTTCGATAAAGAATACCAGCAAGTTTATGGCTACGGTACGCCGGACCGTTCATATTATGGTGGTGTAAGAGCAAAATTTTAG
- a CDS encoding alpha/beta hydrolase family protein — MKFIISTLAVAGLIATASAQTTDTDRKFTALDVFNLEYATDPQPSHDGSEIVYVRRSNDIMTDRTRSNLWSVKTDGSENRPLLSGRDNYSSPRWSPDGKKLAYLSSAEGSNQIYLRWHDSGQTALLSNLTVSPSNITWSPDGKWIAFTARVAVKNPTLAKPVPKPKGAKWADPMVIIDAARYQRDGSGIMTPGYTQIFVLPSDGGTPRQITKGNFDSGGSLSWSADSSHILFSSNRHENWEMESSESDIFAVDINDGSLRQITNEPGSERNATYSPDGSKIAFTKQSNAKVMFKNTYLYVMNADGSDEKNLTPDLDRPASSIKWDQDNQHIYFQFDDHAVRAVGKTNFDGDMEIVALNLGGTSLGRPYLSGGYNVGKSGLIAYTYGTDQRPANIAISADNNRRVLTALNEDFLSHKDLGEVHEINYTSSIDGTPIQGWYLTPPNFDPNKKYPLILEIHGGPSAAYGPGFSAEFQRFAAEGYVVFYDNHRGSASYGEKFSMLLHNKYSSEYDFADHNSGVDAMIDLGFIDEDNLFITGGSAGGIAAAYAIGLTDRFNASGVIKPITNWLSKSLYADSSTGQLRNQFPGYPWDHVDHFWKRSPMSLVGNVKTPTLLMTGEEDRRTPIPEIEQYYQALKLLGVDTIMVRVPGSPHGIAGRPSRLNAKVDNIMAWFERYKK, encoded by the coding sequence ATGAAATTTATAATATCAACGCTTGCTGTTGCGGGTTTGATTGCCACTGCATCAGCACAGACAACCGATACCGACCGTAAATTTACGGCACTGGACGTATTTAATCTGGAATATGCGACTGATCCACAACCATCCCACGATGGCAGTGAAATTGTATATGTCAGAAGATCAAATGACATTATGACGGACAGAACCAGATCAAACCTCTGGAGCGTTAAAACGGATGGTTCCGAAAATCGCCCGTTATTATCAGGGCGTGATAATTATTCATCCCCACGTTGGTCGCCAGACGGCAAAAAGCTTGCTTACCTGTCAAGTGCAGAAGGCAGCAACCAAATTTACCTACGCTGGCATGATAGTGGCCAAACAGCGCTTCTTAGCAATTTAACCGTTTCACCAAGCAACATCACATGGTCACCGGATGGGAAATGGATCGCCTTTACAGCGCGTGTTGCCGTTAAAAATCCAACACTTGCAAAACCCGTCCCAAAACCAAAGGGCGCCAAATGGGCCGACCCAATGGTTATCATTGATGCAGCACGTTATCAAAGAGACGGCAGCGGCATCATGACCCCTGGATACACACAGATTTTTGTATTGCCATCTGACGGTGGCACCCCAAGACAAATTACCAAGGGTAATTTCGATAGTGGTGGTTCCCTATCATGGTCAGCTGACAGTTCACATATCCTGTTTTCGTCAAACCGCCATGAAAACTGGGAAATGGAATCATCAGAATCCGATATTTTCGCCGTTGATATTAATGATGGCTCATTACGCCAAATCACAAATGAGCCAGGATCAGAACGCAACGCAACTTATTCACCGGACGGCAGTAAAATTGCATTCACCAAACAATCAAACGCAAAGGTGATGTTTAAAAACACCTATCTTTATGTGATGAATGCTGATGGTTCGGATGAAAAAAATCTGACACCTGACCTTGACCGTCCGGCGAGCAGTATTAAATGGGATCAAGATAACCAACATATCTATTTCCAGTTTGATGACCATGCAGTACGCGCCGTTGGTAAAACAAATTTTGATGGCGATATGGAAATCGTGGCCTTAAACCTTGGCGGCACGTCCCTTGGTCGCCCGTATTTAAGTGGCGGATATAATGTCGGCAAAAGCGGTCTTATTGCCTATACATACGGCACGGATCAACGGCCGGCGAACATCGCTATTAGCGCCGACAATAATCGCCGCGTTCTTACTGCGTTAAACGAAGATTTCTTGTCCCATAAAGATCTGGGAGAAGTGCATGAAATAAATTACACATCATCCATTGACGGAACGCCAATCCAAGGTTGGTATCTAACACCACCCAATTTTGATCCGAACAAGAAATATCCATTGATCCTTGAAATCCATGGCGGGCCGAGCGCTGCTTATGGTCCAGGGTTTTCTGCCGAATTTCAACGCTTTGCCGCCGAAGGATATGTGGTCTTTTATGATAACCACCGCGGCAGCGCCAGCTACGGTGAAAAATTCTCAATGTTGCTGCATAACAAATATTCAAGTGAATATGACTTCGCCGATCATAATTCCGGTGTTGATGCCATGATTGATCTTGGTTTCATTGACGAAGACAACCTGTTTATCACTGGTGGTTCAGCGGGCGGTATTGCCGCCGCTTATGCCATAGGCCTTACGGACAGATTTAATGCATCTGGTGTGATCAAGCCAATTACAAACTGGCTTAGTAAATCTCTCTACGCCGACAGTTCTACAGGGCAGTTAAGAAACCAGTTCCCAGGATACCCGTGGGATCATGTTGATCATTTCTGGAAACGGTCCCCAATGTCACTGGTGGGTAATGTGAAAACTCCGACATTGCTGATGACTGGTGAAGAAGACCGCAGAACACCAATTCCGGAAATTGAACAATATTATCAAGCGCTCAAGTTATTAGGTGTGGATACCATCATGGTACGCGTTCCCGGTTCACCGCACGGCATCGCCGGACGACCATCGCGATTAAACGCAAAGGTCGATAATATCATGGCGTGGTTTGAACGCTATAAAAAATGA
- a CDS encoding NAD(P)/FAD-dependent oxidoreductase: MTEQANNSLWAKTRHSEIKVNILDHEAVCDMAIIGGGFTGCSAALRLAEDGINVTVLEAEFSGFGGSGRNVGLTNAGLWIGPDDVVKALGSAYGERLNALLSEAPSLVHKIIEDNDIQCEALRNGTLHFAHSEKGMDDLKKKIEQNARRGIDLELLDREQTFELSAAENYLGAILDKRAGTIQPLEYCHGLMKAAEKAGATIYTGTPALDIFKVGDLWYIKTEKGLLKAKKVLVATNAYLSKICPDLERTFTPMYYAQMATDPLSEEQLENYLPGKNGTWDTRMVMRSYRTDEAGRLIIGTIGNIFMNNAPLFTSWANKMVRDTFPKVGPVEWTYKWAGRIACSKNYVPNFHHLSDNLYSINGFSGRGISPGTAIGREVADFMMEKKTAGELPLPLKSPENVPFNLLRQAFYETGSQLTRIKDHFL; this comes from the coding sequence ATGACTGAACAAGCAAATAATTCCCTTTGGGCGAAAACCCGCCATTCGGAAATAAAGGTAAACATTCTGGACCATGAAGCCGTCTGTGATATGGCAATTATTGGTGGTGGTTTTACCGGATGTTCCGCGGCATTAAGGCTTGCGGAAGACGGTATAAACGTCACGGTACTAGAGGCGGAATTCAGCGGTTTTGGTGGTTCGGGCCGCAATGTGGGCTTAACCAATGCGGGGCTTTGGATTGGCCCCGATGATGTTGTAAAGGCATTAGGATCAGCATATGGCGAACGATTAAATGCGCTACTTAGTGAGGCACCATCACTTGTTCATAAAATCATCGAAGATAACGATATTCAATGCGAAGCTTTACGCAATGGAACGCTGCATTTTGCCCATTCTGAAAAAGGCATGGATGATCTAAAGAAAAAGATAGAACAAAATGCAAGGCGCGGTATTGATCTGGAACTACTCGACCGTGAACAGACGTTTGAATTATCGGCCGCGGAAAATTATCTGGGTGCAATTCTTGATAAGCGTGCGGGTACTATTCAACCGCTTGAATATTGTCATGGGTTAATGAAGGCGGCCGAAAAAGCGGGCGCGACCATTTACACGGGAACGCCAGCGCTTGATATATTTAAGGTCGGTGATCTTTGGTACATCAAAACGGAAAAGGGGCTTTTGAAAGCAAAGAAAGTATTGGTGGCGACGAACGCATATCTTTCAAAAATTTGCCCTGATCTGGAACGCACATTTACGCCCATGTATTACGCGCAAATGGCAACAGATCCATTATCTGAAGAACAGCTTGAAAATTATCTGCCCGGTAAAAACGGGACATGGGACACGCGCATGGTCATGCGTTCTTATAGAACCGATGAAGCGGGCCGTTTGATTATCGGCACGATCGGTAATATTTTTATGAATAATGCGCCTCTTTTTACCAGTTGGGCTAATAAAATGGTGCGTGATACTTTCCCGAAAGTGGGACCTGTTGAATGGACCTATAAATGGGCGGGGCGGATCGCGTGTTCAAAAAATTATGTGCCGAATTTTCATCATTTATCAGATAATCTATACAGCATTAACGGCTTTAGCGGCCGTGGTATTTCACCGGGAACGGCGATTGGACGTGAAGTCGCTGATTTCATGATGGAAAAGAAAACGGCAGGAGAATTACCCCTGCCGTTAAAATCACCTGAAAATGTGCCGTTTAATCTATTACGTCAGGCTTTCTATGAAACCGGTAGTCAATTGACACGTATTAAAGATCATTTTTTATAG
- a CDS encoding Hpt domain-containing protein yields MNKDLEMEKAAMLIRARHAVKKVAVEFKTELRTRVGEIENALLKGEIEKVVELSYNLEGEAATFGWPRVTRMCKWLRQIFTGDYDQKPDAEDILKVINALKLMVTDPDNPNEERDEALFREIYPMMSRAVSDI; encoded by the coding sequence ATGAATAAAGATCTTGAAATGGAAAAAGCTGCGATGCTTATTCGTGCCAGACATGCCGTTAAAAAAGTTGCGGTTGAATTTAAAACTGAACTGCGTACCCGGGTGGGTGAGATTGAAAACGCACTACTTAAAGGCGAGATCGAAAAGGTCGTTGAGCTGTCCTATAACCTTGAAGGGGAGGCGGCCACATTTGGTTGGCCGCGTGTAACACGCATGTGTAAATGGTTACGACAAATATTCACCGGTGATTATGACCAAAAACCCGACGCGGAAGACATCTTAAAGGTCATAAACGCATTAAAGTTAATGGTGACTGACCCTGATAACCCGAACGAAGAACGCGACGAGGCATTATTCAGGGAAATTTACCCGATGATGAGCCGCGCCGTATCCGATATTTAA